TCTATATCTGTGATTTAGCAAGGCATGGACATTTGCCTGGGCATTCAGGATGTATTGCTTGTTTCAAGGAAGAAATAGTAACTGCTATTTTGCGGTACAGAAACCTGGACGCGCTTACGCGCGTGGCTTGGCCAAGGCAATCTTCTACTTCGGCTTCTTGTGAATCTTTGAAGCCTCTTTTTGATTCTTCCGGTTCTTCCGAGTAGCAAGCTTTATTAACTTCAGGCTTCGTCGCCACTCTCTATTTCCGTCCGGCAAAACCTGCCCCGCACCGCAATTCGATGGTGACGGGCTGCTTGCTCCCTTCCCATGCCCGGCACATAAGCCTACACGCCGCCACCCGAGTTCAAGCCCGAGCCCTCCGGGTCGCTTCGCGAGGCTTGAACTCAGGTCCCATGGCTGGCGTGTTTCAGGCATGTGCTGCATGGGGTGCGCGCGCATCCCTGAATTGCGAAAGGCGAAGGACAGGAGGATATGCCGATGAATACAGTAACTAGCTTGAGTATGGGAGCCGGGGCGGTGGCGGGTGCTGGCGTTCAGGAGAAGAGCGCGAAAACGGCGGCAAAACCGAAAGCGCGGAGCGCTCGATCGCTCAAGAAGCAATTTAAATATCTTGTGCCGCAGTACAGGCTAATTCTGGTGAAAGAGCCGGGAGTGAAGCCCGCGCAAATTTCAGATCCGATCTCGTTTCATCACTTCGTGCAACCGCTTGCCCACTACTCAGAAGAGCATTTCATAGCTTTTCACCTTGACGCAAAATTTCAAGTAATCGGCTACCACGAAGTATCAAAAGGCACTTTGTCAGCCAGTCTTGTACATCCGCGCGAAGTCTTCAAAGCTGCTCTTTTGTCAAATGCTCACGCCATTATTGTGGCGCACAATCACCCGAGCGGCTCAACGGAGCCCAGCCGCGAAGACATCGAGACGACAAAGCAACTTATAAAAGCCGGCAAAATTATGGGCGTCGAAGTAGTCGATCACTGCATTGTCAGCTCTGAAGGCATGAATAGCCTGAGAGAAAACGAGCCACATCTATGGCTAACGTGATCCGCTAACTACTTTTGGCAAGTCCCAAGCCGCCGTACCTGGCGGCTTTTTACTGGTTGTGCGTCTTGGACGCTGACCTAAAGACCGCACGGGCTATGCCCGCTGAGGCTACCCGCCCTCCGCCCATTTATCTAGCCGCCTTCGGCAGTCGGTGCGCAGGCTGCCAGCCCGCTGGGGACGCCCACCCGCCACCCAGAGAAAAATTTGGGTGCAGAAATAGTGGAAATTTGACAAACCCAAACCGGTTTGGGTTATACTGTTCGAAGGGCGGATACAAAATCCCCGTATCTAGGAGTATTACAGCATGAATGACGACAAAAGGGAACTTAATTTAGATTGGGCAGAGGCTTCCCTAGCGCTTCATGCATTGCGTTTTTATATGCACGCAAAGGGAAACGAAGTAAGCTCAAATTCAAAGCACTTGGAGGCGAAGCTAGATAAGTTTCTGTGGGGCACTGACTTTGAAGTGAAAGAAGTAGAAAGTGTTGCGTCAATTCTTGGTTCTCGTGGCGGCACCAAGGGCGGTGCCTCTACTTCGGAAGCAAAACGAGCCGCCGCCGCAGCAAACGGAGCAAAAGGTGGGCGTCCGCCGAAGCCTAATCTGTTTATCAAATTTGCAAAATCAGTCTGGTATGAGCCGGACCCCAAGCTACTCAATGAACTTTATACACTCATCGGAAACAACACCTGGTTACCGGACGAGAAGGAAGACGAGAAAGAGGGACCGTATGTTCGTGTCCACGTTTCGGAGATTAGCGCGCGCCTTGAAAAAATGCTGAGCAGCTCGCTAAATGTCTTTGAGTGGGATGAGAAGGGGCTTTACAGATTCTGTCCCGAGCACGTTATAAACGCGGCTGTACAAATGCGTGCTTCCGAAAGTGAGGGAATGAAGTGCCAGACTTGCGGAAAGCAAGCGCATTTCATCTATTGAACCGATGAAATACACCAGGCAAACTCTGATCGACCAGATTGACCAGGGGCAAGAATTTGACTATCTCTTGTTCTACGGTCACAAGGTGAGTGCCGATGGTTCTGTCACCTGCCAGCTGTTTAAGCCAATGGTTTCCCGCCGAATTTGAGATTGATGGCATCAAATACCCAACGGCCGAGCATTTTATGATGGCTGAAAAGGCGCGCCTGTTTAATGATTCAGAGATGCTTGAGAGCATTCTGGCGTGCAAAACGCCGAAAGAAGCAAAGGCTTTCGGGCGAAAGGTGCAAAATTTCGAAGGTCAAATCTGGCAAAAACACTGTTCTGAAATCGTCGTTAAGGCGAACCTGGCTAAGTTTTCGAACAATCGCGCGATGGCTGATTGGTTGCTTCTGACGGCGCCTAAAGTACTCGTTGAAGCGAGTATGTGGGACAAAATCTGGGGAATCGGAGTGACTGCATCTGCGCCTGGCGCACGCGATCCAAAATTGTGGAAAGGGCAAAATCTGCTCGGTTTTGCACTTATGGAAGCACGCGATCGGTTGTTGAAAAGTTAGAATCGTGCAAATAAGCCGGTGATAGAATT
This genomic interval from Candidatus Melainabacteria bacterium contains the following:
- a CDS encoding DNA repair protein RadC, whose protein sequence is MGAGAVAGAGVQEKSAKTAAKPKARSARSLKKQFKYLVPQYRLILVKEPGVKPAQISDPISFHHFVQPLAHYSEEHFIAFHLDAKFQVIGYHEVSKGTLSASLVHPREVFKAALLSNAHAIIVAHNHPSGSTEPSREDIETTKQLIKAGKIMGVEVVDHCIVSSEGMNSLRENEPHLWLT